The genome window GGTCGCTGCTCTGGCCTCTTTTCTCCTCGGCCTCCAAGCTGCTACTGAGGGCGGAactgcttcctcttttctctttcctcaagaaactgaagcagcgCGCGAGCGCGAGCGcgcccgcacacacacacacacacacacacacgcggacACGCGCAGCAGCCGGTGTGTCgctaacacacacaccaccacgTAACaacgcacgcacgcacgcacacacgcgcacgaACGCCGAGCTGTTTTCCTCTTTAAGCTCAAACTGGACCAGAACTCGTTCCACGTTCGAGCGGCAGTTTCCTTATTTGGTCATTGGAGTGTCCGTGACATCACTTGAGCTGCTGGCTCGCGCAAGGGTGTCGACGCAGCACGAGGTCCGAGCTCCTCCAGACTGATGTTGATCAGCTGCTGTAGTTGATCACTGTTGTTGATCACTGTAGTTGATCACTGTTGTAGttgatcactgttgttgttgatcacTGTTGTTGATCACTGTTGTAGttgatcactgttgttgttgatcactgttgttgttgatcacTGTTGTAGttgatcactgttgttgttgatcacTGTTGTAGTtaatcactgttgttgttgatcacTGTTGTAGttgatcactgttgttgttgatcacTGTAGTTGATCACTGTTGTAGTTGATCACTGTTGttgatcactgttgttgttgatcacTGTAGTTGATCACTGTTGTAGttgatcactgttgttgttgatcacTGCTGTAGTTGATCACTGTTGTTGATCACTGCTGTAGTTGATCACTGTTGTTGATCACTGTTGttgatcactgttgttgttgatcacTGCTGTAGttgatcactgttgttgttgatcacTGCTGTAGTTGATCACTGTTGTTGATCACTGCTGTAGttgatcactgttgttgttgatcacTGCTGTAGTTGATCACTGTTGttgatcactgttgttgttgatcacTGATGttgatcactgttgttgttgatcacTGCTGAGGTTGATCACTGCTGTAGTTGATCACTGTTGTAGTTGATCACTGCTGTAGttgatcactgttgttgttgttgcctcGTTGACGTGTTGGAGCTGGAACGCCATAAGCGTTGATAATCTTAGTAAGACGTCAACCTGTTGTTGGTGGGACCGGTTTCATTCCTTCATGTTCCCTCTGCTGCATCGCGCCTTTCACTTGGGAAATCTGCGCCCTGCGGCAACACATACCTAAGCTTTAGCTCAAACGTGTTCGTAGCTCCTGAAGCTGAGTGAACAAGGGAACAAGTAGCCGACATCATCCAcgatggacacacacacacatgcaggtcTTGTTATAGGTCATACTGTAATACCATGATAAAAAGTGTTGTCGTCTTATGACTCATTTAAAAAAGGAGAACACACAAAGAATGCACAAACCTATATTTTCAGATCCATCTTTTTGTTTCAGGTGCACGTTACAGGGGACAGCCTACAGAGAGATAGAGATCAGTGTGTAAGCTCATTGAAACTATTtcaatattataattaatatgaataaatacatagctatgatcatttttacacatttccagTAATACTGTGTTGCAACATCACTGCAGCAAGCATATTCACGTACTTGATTACATGCTTCTGTGTTGCAGCTATGCTGTAGACACGGTCGCGTGCCCTGTGTCATAGCCTGATGTGCTTTTCCccagaaatacaaatacacatcaCAGAgttgcagagcacagtagttgtgatttgatttgatttgtgtaGAGTCCGTACCTGGATCAACTGGTGGTTGTGCAGAACATGTTCTCTGacatcttctctcttttctgtgttgcaTTTATCTCAGTGGAGATAACTGAGACCACAGAATGTCCACTGCTAAGTAGTGTGAAGGTGATGTACTTGcattgacacagacacacaggcacacgAGTATAGCTCCTCAGTACGGTACATGGGCTACGCAGAGAATAAAAGCAATATGATACAGTTGAAATATCACTTTTAATTATCAGTAAATACATTTCAAGCCATTGTGCCAAAACTCTTTTCAAGTCTTTTAAAAACTGCCTCTTACAAACGACCAGACAAGCTGAGCAGTGTTAACAtgtaataaatgtgatgtgtgtgtggttcttaTGTTCAGctctgcaataaataaataaatacgaGACAAATGTTCGTTTGCTCCTCCTGTGGGTTTGCTTCCTTCTGCCTAACATGCACAGATTTAAACATCAGCTGCTCCCCTCCTGAACCCACCAGCGCCCTCAGCACCTGTACGGCAGTGCAGGCTGTCCCATCCTTACAGGGTGGACATAGATCCCTCCCAGGAGTAGCCTCTCCCCCCAGTCCAGCAGCTTGTTCAGGGTGAAGCTGAACGGCGACAGCGGGCCTTGCTCCTTCGCCTGCGCCCTGCTGCACTTGCTGTGGGAGCGATTCTGCTGCTCCCTGTGGGTGTCTGCCCCCGTCTGCCTGCAGGAGCCACTGTCCCTCCGCGTCTTTGCCTCAGGCCTTTCTCCTGTCTCGCCGTTGTGGACAGTTTTGGCAGCAGCTTGCTGGCTGCTGCCTGCTGAGAAGGGAGGGTTGATTCCCAAAGGGGTCAAGGAGAGGGTGAGACTCTTGCGTTTCTCTAACAGAGAAGCAGAGTCTGATGGGACTTGTAGTTGTGTGGGCTTTGGTGCTGGTTTAACAGAAGCACAGGGATTTGGAGCTGGAATGTCATATGGTGTCTGGACCTGCTGCCGGTTGTAATTGAGAGTCAAATGAAGAGTCTTAGGTTTTCCTGACAGAAAAGGCTGCTGGTTTTCACTTCCATCTACGTGGGAGTGTCTCTGTTgagttttgtctgtgtggtaGAAATTCTCTGTGTATGTCTGCTTAACATCTGCCGAGCGGCTGGTGACAACCTGATCACTCGTCTTCTGACTGGACGGTGTGTGGTTGACAGTGTCATTGATGGATGGCAGGCGACTGTCCAGCTGCTGGATGTGCAGGTCACTGCTAGAGGTCTTCCTGCTCAGAGTTCCCTGAAAGTGCTGGAGCTGACCCAGGAAGTTAAAATTTGGGGAAATGGACGGCCGTCGCTCTTTCACAAACCTTGTAAGGAAACAGAGAGATTGTGGGTTACTAGTGCTACTCGAGATATGTAGTGCAGTCAGTAGTATTAGGACAGTGAtctggttttcttttttcctttcattaaTTATAGCAAATTGACAGGtgatataaaaatgaaacaaaaaaacaaacaatgtaacGTGTAACAGATTTGTATGGACACTGGCATCATTGTGAGGATGTTGCCCAGTTCACACAACTTCAAATGGCTGTTCAAGGGTTAAGACTCGTTTAAGGCTCCTCTACAGGTGAGTGTGACCGTCCTTAACATCAATTAGCATTTTCTACTGCATAGTAAGGTCATAACTTAGCTCGACTCTACTGAAGTTTGGTACAAGGTCTCTATAGAGACCCATTTTCAGAAGGGGCTAAAAGCAGTGAAATGAAAGACTGCTGAAATACAAGGAGAGTTACTTGTTGGAAATACTTCTCTGTGACTAATTAGTAGTCTGCACTGTTTCCACCTCACGTTTTGTCAGCATATCACAGCTCACTTGGAAAAAGTATTACGTACCAAGAATTAGTCACTCCTTTGCCCatgaaaaaccaaaaaagaTGAATCGATGCCTTGAAGTGGCAAAGTCCTAAACATGTTCATTCCCATGCATATAATGTGTTCTAATCAATAAAGGTTCAACACTAAATGCTCAGAATATGGTTGAGGGGGGCACTGTAACTCAATTGAGGGGTATGGTCTGCGAATGTCCCGCCATCACACTGTAGCCCGTAGCTTACCTAACAACTCCTGATTTTGAATATTAGACAATGTGGTTGTACTTTTTTCTTATTCATTCTAAATATGTTGACgtgataaacacacattttggacgacttcttctatttctttgttGTATCCTACttcaaataacagcagcttACTGTGTGCACCTGCCTTCCAAAGGTAAATGCAGACACAATCGCAGCCACAAAGCTTTCAGGCTTGATAAATCACACTGCGTCTGTATTTGCATCGTCTCCTCCCTGTATTTTGCGCACTTGGACAAAAACTCCccactttgcatatttatgaagACCGAGGTGCAAAATCCAATTTATGTGCTATTTCAAAgatctttgtttcatttgtggATCTTGCAAACCTGTAGTAACTATGGGTTCAAATGTCTAAGCAGTGATGTGTGAAGTGTCATCTAATCACTATATAAAGCTTTTTTTCCTGCATGTTTTACGCACTAAACATCACTGAGACACCCGGCATCACTGTAATGTTTGGTTGTATTTGTAATGTTCTGTGAAAAGTGAGAGCTGCTGAGATTGTTTACAATTGTATTTGAGTAGCAGTCTGTTATTCTTACAAAATCCAAAAGATTAACAAAGGTAGTGAAAACTAATCAACTTctgctttttcactttcttgggcataaaaaaatatgaagtTGCAATATTAACAGTTGCAATCAAAAACAGGACTGTGTCACACTGGCACATATAACAGATTAGAGCCCGGTGAGATCCGACTCAGTACCTGTAGGCATGATCCAGGTCCATCCCCAGACTGTACATAATGTAAGCTACAGCCAGAGCAGGAGAGCGGGAGATTCCTGCTGCACAGTGGACCAACACGGAGGCACCAGAGGACATGGCTGCATCTGTGAACACAAAGTGACACTTAGATACACTGCACAGGTAAAAACAAGTGCTTGTGTCAACATCATCAACAGCTGGACACTTTCACAGGTTCTGTGCCAGACGCTCTGTTAGCCTGTGATGCTTGTTGTGTTGGCGGCTGAGTGAGAGTCCTGACCTATGAAGTGTAGAGCCTGCGGGATCCAGGGTAGCAGGTCGTCCCACAGGGAGTCATCAATGGGGATGCGAAGATATCTAGAGCACGGCAGAAATGAAGGCTGGGGGCTGCAGCGGCTCACACTAAGCACATAGGAGATCCCCAGAGAGGCCAGCAggtcctacacacacacacacacacacacatacaggtttATTACAATGGTTTCACAGGTCAGCTTCAGCTACCATAAATGCactttaaaatctaaataaaataaataaaaatctaaaatgtgaAAAGCACAGAGGACGTTGTTTTGTTTGCAAATGATTACAGCATGAAAAGATTGATTATGTCCACAGTGAGATAAACACCGTACTCAATGTACCATGTGAGCTGTCAATGGAGGCCACAGGTAATTTCCTTAgcgttttgtttgtttgtttttttaaaatcagttcatTTGTTCATTCAGTGTATTTGAATATAGTTTTTTATATATGCAACTTCATTGTATATAATAATTCTATTacttatatattatttattcttaAATTCTGGAGGTCATTACTGTAGTTTTTAGGTTATTTTAAGAAAGAGGAATTAAAAGCCCCAAAATGTAGATAATGGACTGGGATACAGAGGAGGAGAGTACTCAAACACTTTTCCTGATTATAAGTATTtatagttattagttatttctCGTACTACACACATTAAAGTCGACAGGAAGTGACTTTGAAAAGATTTTTTACCATTGAATTTTGTCCTTATTATCCAGAataatgatttaaattaaaGGACATGAGTCTGTTCAGTAAAGTAACTGAGCTGTTATTTCCTGTCACTATTTTGGTTTGTTGTGGAGGAATAATTCCATCCCTGAGAGACAGACTGTGGATCTATGACAGTGAATCTTTTCCATGATTGAACCTCCTTGTTTTTGACTATGACCACCTAGAAGAGTCGATCAGGATTTAGGAAAAAGCTTCACAATTTAGGTGAGTATTGAAAAAACAACTGTACTGAGTTAGAGTCTGTACTTTGACTGAGAGGTGTTATGTGTAAATCTGATGTTGTTTATTATGGTCTAATCATCAGTAGTAGAAGAGTTCCTGTGTCCATTAcaagattattatttatttatttattataaaaacaaattgtaGCATATTCCCATATCAGTGTAGTTATTTTCTCATCATGCCAAACCTCATGTTTCCTCCTATACTTCTTTCTACATTGTTCTTGGACTGGTGGACACAGGTTTCCACAGAGAGTGGGGTCAGTTTCcagcctccccccccccctccagctGCAGCCCTCTCTTACCTGCGTCACGTCGCTCTCCGCTCCGAGGTAGAGCCGCGGCAGGATGAGGGACAGCGGAGGCCGCTCCGCCTCTCTCTCCAAGGACCACACCATGTctgcagcacaaaacaaaaccaggaggctcgttttgttttgttttttacagccAACAGTTGGATGTGTGCACGGAGTGAGGATATGTTGGACGGGAACTTTTCTTAATGTTAGCACAGATGCTGCTGCTCATTACTCACTGTGTCCTGTGAAGGTCCTCTGGCTGTAGCACGAGCTGGGAGCAGGTTTGCACACTTGAGTCTCCTTCTTCTCCtacttcttctgctgctgctgctgctgctgctgctgctgctgatgcgTCCTCcgtcctctctctgctcctctcaaCTGGCTTCTAAACGATGAGCTCATCCTCTTTCCAACAATAGATCTCGACTGGATGATGTCACTTTCAGCCAATCAGCGCCTCGCCGTACTTCCACACGCCGCGCAGACGCACCGCCGCTGCGTGAGATGGTGCAGGAGCGGGCTGCGCAGCCTGTAGTCAGTATTTAGTGCACATGACGAACTGTTGATGTGGTTCAGCTGAGGAACTCCATCCGGATGTTGGCTGGTGGGTTCCTGGGGCGCGCGCGGACCTGTGCGCCCTGCACCACTCTGCACCTGCGCACAGCTCATTTCATCTTTGCAGGATTTTCCTGCAGGCTGTCAACAAACCCCCTCACGCTGTGTTCTTCTGCAAACGGAGCCGTGGGACTGTCGGTGAACGAGTCCAGGCTTTGAGCTACATGCCCTGCGCGGAGAGTCCATGTGGAGATTGAAGTTTCCCCTGATAATATGTGATATTGGTTTGGAATCATTCAACCAAAGCAGTTTAGGATGAGACTGGGTGTTATGATGTTtaaatcattgcattctgtttttatgtttatacaTTTACACAGCATATCAACTTTTTGTtgaaaacactttgaaaacacatcagatttcaatTGGGTAAATCCTGCTGGATATTTCTACTGATGTAGACTGGGTGATGTGTTAGGAATGAAAggatggaaattaaaataaacaacctACAAAGGACTGGCTTATCAGGCTTTGTGTGCCTGATAACGTCGGGGCGTCCTCCTAATGAGATGACAGATGATGCCCAGaggtatctcctcccagatctggtccaaggcatcactCAGCTGAACAGTCTCCACGGCTTCTCCGGACTTTTCATGTGTCTCACGTGTGTTCACGCTGCTCTCATCTGTGGCAAATGCTTATTGAGCTCCACGCTGTCgagcagtgagcacagggcccacaGGACGACGTCTGGCCCTCAAgccaccctcatgaagtctgtttctgattgtttggttagagtCATTCACACCAGCAgactgctggaggtcattttgctCTGGCAGagctcatcttgttcctccttgcacaaaggagcagatacaggtcctgttgatgggttaaggaccttctacggcCTTTGGACTGTCTGTTTAACCTCTGTAGGatccaggtatcacctcatgctaccagtagtgaccCTGACCACAgccacctgtaaaaccattcctgtgtTGAGGGTTGTCttattgttgcccctctagttcacctgttgttaataataataatactttattgatccccttggggaaattgtggttggacagcttccagacagtacatgtcagcgCTACTACGGTGGGGCTACACCAAAGCAGCTGGAACTGAtcaacaaccccctctgctacttaactgaccagattaaAATCCCAGACGTTTAACTGATTTGATGCTAAATTCTAATAAACAAGTGTTACTTTCATCTTGTCGATTAgtgtatattacatttttttttttttggtgtagTCCAGGTAAATGTGCAGCCTTATTATATCTCAAATATTTACTTTCATTCTGGAGACCATccttcacataaacacagaacaacTATTCTAATGGACACTATACCTTTACATACAGCAGCATATGAATGATATTTTTGAAATGAGTTATGAGAATGTTTTCTGTTCAGTTCTATGTGTGCTTCCTGTTCTACATTCATTAACAACAATTCATTACCGCCCAGCTCAGACGTTCCCCCAGCACAGCAGTACCACATGTATCTGTACCAGCTGATGTTGTTGAGTAAACTCACAACTTCAAAACAACCTGAACACACTTACAGCACCAAGGAGAAACATTTACTAATGAATTCTGTGCTGCATCAAAGATTAAAGTTactgacaaaataaagtttttttaattgaagTGTATAGCGTTATTTTGTAACTAACTGTACTGTTCTAGCATCACGGTATAGTCACATCAAAAATTCATCAAGTCATTCATTCTTCAAATGTTGAGCAATGAAGATAATCACTGTGGACCCTACGTTGATGCTGATGCGTTGTATCTAAAGACCAGCTGGCAAGACGGGAACTTCTGTCTTAgagaggttgagctgaagatgccGCTCTCTCATACAAGCAGCGATGTAGGCGAGCCATGCAGAGCTGCAACAGTGGAATCATCCGGTGAGAATTTCCTCCAGCAGGCCCCTGGTATTAATATCTCTGACCAAACAATAAGAGACAGACTTCATGAGGGGGGCCTGAGGGCCGACGTCCTCTAGCGGGCTCTGTGCTCATTGCCCGGCAAAAAAGACAGGAGGCGTCATGTCGGATATATGGCATAGTTTTACTTTCACATTTTTCCATTACAGAGTAAATCTTAATTCTAACACAGGTATTGGACAGGTTCTTAACACCGATACATGAGGCTGCATTAGCTAGTGGATACTGCATAGACACACGCACATACGAactcacatacacacgcacacttaCAGAATGACAAAATGACTACATTTTCCACTACAAAGTTCAATGTCCCATGACTGCTGTGCAGCCACAGATTGTAATGTGACCATGTATTAGAAATGTctttaggcttttttttttttattattatttttacctgcttacattcacacccacacgcacacacacacccacacgccAAGTCCCCTGTACGTTGTCATGGACATCTGGGTGTCTTACATCCTGTCCTCTCCCACAACATCAGTACTTGCATGTGTTGGGAAGCCTGGGAACAGTTAGTGCATGATGTATTCATCAAAAAACATATGTGACCATTTGCTGTAGTGGTTGAGTGCACACTGAAAGGATTTGTTGGTGCTGATCTCTCCTTTAAGTGCCTGGTTGGAGACGCAGGAACAGGATGGGACTAGCTCTTGTGTATTGGTGCAGCAGGGTATGGGCAGAGCTTCACTACCTGAGTAATGAACCGTTTTGTCCTTTGGGTGAGCATGGTGCAGCTGTTCTAACCATAGCTATGGCTTTACACATCTCAACAAACAACCTGAGTCAGGATCAGCGTCCTCTGGAGCTATATTGGCTCCAAGCTGTCATCAGCCCTGTTTGGGTCTCATCCACAGTTCCAGGAGTTTCCCACTCAAATGTGCACAGCTCTGTATCTGAGGTGAGGAACTCATGTCTTACACATGTTGGAAACACGTGCTCAAACAAGCTGCACAAAGGTGATCTTTTATCACAAGTACCttcaaaaagaaggaaaaacaagtgGCTCAGCTTTACAAATAACCAAGTGTGCATCTCCCAGGCAGTGGAGGAGACAAACTCAGACAGGTGTAAAGGCAGTTTTAACACTGCGGGTCTTGCCCCAGTAGCCAGTCATCTACGTCCATTCTGTGCCGCCCTTCTCCTCTCGCCTTTTTAACAAGCCTGATGGGAATGTCTCAGAAAGTAATAAAGTAATCCACTGACACATATTTACAAATACATCAACGACATAAACAAGTGTGCGAAGTTGATTGAAATAAAAGGCTCCTCACTAAGTGAAGGGGCTCAGATGCTGGAGGATCCCAACACCGTTGAGTGCGTTAGCACTGGGAATGCTTAATGGAAATGTGTGGGCAGGTGCTGCAGAGATCAGAAAGCTGGACCATCAGGTCTCACTTCACTAGTGGGTCTCACCAAAACTGCAAGGAATCATGGGGGcttattttagtgtttgtttgtgtgtgtgtgtgtttgtgtatgtgcgcAATGAACAGGTTCTCCTGTTTTGCTTAAGGGAACGTTCTcccatttcaaatgaaatgtctctcacacacacacacgcacgcacacgcacacacacacacacacacacaaaccatcagtacTGCAGTGGAGTCAGGATGGAGCAGAATGAGACCCCAGTACAACCATGGgacacacgcacgcatgcacgGACACACGCACGAAtgcacgcacgcgcacacacatgcgcacacacgcacgcacgcgcgcacacacacacacacgcacgcacgcacgcacacaccaGCTACACAGGtaaacaccaacaaaaacaagaatgtaGCATCATGTTAATAAACAAGTAGAAGATGAACTGGAATCAGATTCTGGGACAagaataatgacaataatattgctgctgctgctagcaGCGGCTGCTTTTTCCCTTATGTAGGTTACACCTTTTTTTACTCAAAGATTCTTTGttggaggaaggaggaggaggaggtggaggaggaggaggaggagaggtgtgGCAGGAGGGCTCGCTGGTGGGGACTGGTGGGCGAACTGGTCACGGTAGAGGTCTGAACTCTAGAATTGTTGGGCCAGCAGCTCACAGAGACGTCGGGACACAGAGTCCTTGCTGCAGCGCAAAGTCAGACGGTACATCtgtagatacacacacacacagattggaGAGCAATGATTCAAAGGTGTAAAAAGCTGATAATAAACCCATCCCAATAGCTCAAGTCTTTTTCTTAGTAGTACATTGTCGCATATGTCGTGTAAGCATTGCAAAGAAGAGCATACAGGAACCAACtggataagaaaaaaacaagtgtttttaatcaatttgaacattaaaaaaaggtaaataaaagtttaaacaaaacataaaaagttgGTCTTGTAATTGTAACCCCAGCTTAATGAGTATTGGAGAAGCAATGGCAGCCCAATTGTGTGAAATGCGTAAAAACATGCTTTGGGTCATGTATCGATGTGCGGCCATAGACAGCTAGACTGATCAAAAGTAGCTTGACTGAGTatcaaaaacacaactgatAGTCTTCTAGTGCTGACTCAGTGTAAAACTACATGCAGCAGTTAGCAGGATTTCTCCCTAGTAACAAGGTTCACAGATTCAAACACTATCAGCTTCATTGTTCTCACAtctcctttgtgtttgtgtatgtttcaCAGAGATCCTTAATCTTGTTTATCTCCTTTTTGAAGAATTCGCAGCTCCTGGCTGATGCTTTCTTTACCAACACATGACTTATCCTCTGAGGATGTATGTCCATGAcgtgttttacatgttttaagtGCTGCTCCGCTAACTCATATCTCGTTGCTGTGGGTTTGTAGGACATacgttgttttgttttttttaaagactgcGGTATCCATCTTCTATCAATAAATGTCTTCTCAACAGATAAAGTTTACGTAGTTTAAATTTTACATCCAAATGATGATGAATTCTGTCATTTATATTGCCTAGTCCCACTGCAGTATATTCACTTGAATATTTGACAAGTTGATTTAGGTTGGAAGTAGAGTTGTCAAGATAAACTCACTGGTGGTATTGAGGCACAATGATTCATCTTGTCTAAACATAAAGCAGTGGCGTCTATGTGAAGTACCTGTGCCTGGGCGTTTGGCTCCAGTCTTAGCAGACAGCCAACCTGCTGGCTCTTGGTCTGGATCACTCCAGCACACACATAGTTCTCTGGGTTTGGATCGACATTGTCCAGCAGGGCCATTCCTAGTCCCAGTAGctacacaaacaaaccacacaaaatGAAGATCATCCATTAGAAGAGAGGAGGTAATCTTGTTTATATCTTACACAGACATGTGTAagatataaacacaaaaacacaaaaaattctcTGAAATGGCTTAAACTGACCACATTATGTGACATCC of Anabas testudineus chromosome 8, fAnaTes1.2, whole genome shotgun sequence contains these proteins:
- the si:ch211-195b15.8 gene encoding protein phosphatase Slingshot homolog 2 codes for the protein MVWSLEREAERPPLSLILPRLYLGAESDVTQDLLASLGISYVLSVSRCSPQPSFLPCSRYLRIPIDDSLWDDLLPWIPQALHFIDAAMSSGASVLVHCAAGISRSPALAVAYIMYSLGMDLDHAYRFVKERRPSISPNFNFLGQLQHFQGTLSRKTSSSDLHIQQLDSRLPSINDTVNHTPSSQKTSDQVVTSRSADVKQTYTENFYHTDKTQQRHSHVDGSENQQPFLSGKPKTLHLTLNYNRQQVQTPYDIPAPNPCASVKPAPKPTQLQVPSDSASLLEKRKSLTLSLTPLGINPPFSAGSSQQAAAKTVHNGETGERPEAKTRRDSGSCRQTGADTHREQQNRSHSKCSRAQAKEQGPLSPFSFTLNKLLDWGERLLLGGIYVHPVRMGQPALPYRC